The nucleotide window CGTTAAAGCAGCATTTAATTACAAGAGTATCTACAAAATCATATTAAGCCACCTTGATTTGTACTCTCAATAGTTTTCAACGAGCCATATTCCTACAATGAAGATTGATGtcgcattaaaaaaaaataatttcaggattctttttaaaaaacaaaaaactaggTATAAACTCCTGTTTTTTAACCATTGCTGTCccagtgctgggcaagggtctcctttcgaacgagggaggggttagggcTTGAGTTCACtccgttggccaagtgcgggttgaggactcaATTCctgttatgtacctacttattttttcttCCCCATCGCCACACAAGGAAATATAAATCACCTTTATTAGAATACACCATTATAAGAATCActaattaacataacataacattacgGTCTACAATACTGTTTGCATACTAACATTCTCTAACTTTTCAAGTTCGCTTTTGTTAGATCTGAAGAACTGTTCGATCTCGGCGAGGGACTTGCCCTTAGTCTCGGGCACCATGAACAACACGAAGAAGAACGCGAATGCACAGAAACACGAGTACATCCAGAATGTTCCCGCTGATGTTAATGCCgcctgcaaataaaaaaatactgataaaataaacttcttaaCGTAATTTCCTTCCTGTTCATACTAATCATTTCATATAcagatattatttacttaaactgACTGTTTATTGACTGCAAAATTTGCCTTTATGCTCGTCAACTACTAATTGTTTTAACAAGAATAAATCCTTCTTAACAAGAATAAACCCTAGCCTTTTTGTGTATTTACACaagaaataacataattttaaatagtcTCATTCGGTAACATTACAAGCAAAATACCTATTCATTTTGCTTgtaatgatgataatgatgttACCGAATGAGACTGTACTTTCTTTCATTAGTTAATACTTACATCAAGAGCGTGATACGACTTGATGACAGAGAACATGGAGAGCAAGTTGATAGTACTAGCCATCGCAGACAACTGTGAGCGATAGTGCGCCGGGAACAGTTCACCCAACAACAGGAATGGTAGACCACCGAATCCGAGTGGAAAGCCCAACATAAATACCACCAAACTTGCGATGGGAAGAtatctgaaaaatattaaagatcAATTAGATTATCTCAATACCTTTCAAAGTCTGGTTTTTAGTACTTGTTACCGAAGTAACagtagtcggtcccggttgttgtctactaagataacagtcgttaagccgcgtcaaaggcctctcgggcggcttgaacaactttgacactagattgaccactaaccatacgacaaacaacaacaacaactgaAGAGGCAACAGAAATACCGTAATTATGGTACCCTAACAAAAAAGAgccataacaataatatattcagtAAAAATAACAACCTGTTCAAAATCTTATTAACTGCTTCAATTGTTGTAtattagacaaaataaatacttttctgATCAGCTATAAATATGGAATATCAATTTGTACtaggtttatttttctataaaggTCCGCGATAAGGAAATTCCTTACTTTAAGATTTTCCTCAAACGTTTAAGAGAgagattaataatattttcactgaAATAAAACTAGGAAGTAATAATGCTTAAtacagaaaattataaattatgttgaaTCATggtcaaattaattatattcaagTGGGTTTATTAAGTCTCTAAGTTTATTAAATGACTGCTTcggtggcgcggtcggtagtataacCGACTGTGACGGATACTCTACCACGGGTTCTATTCGTGGGTCGAGTAAAATACTATTGGTCTTTCCTATTTTACGAGTAAACTgtaatatttctcgatagtagGCCGGTGTTcggtaatgtgcccggtatactgactcgccccctattacatatgggactaacattattcaTGGCGaaacttaggtgtatgaaatacacctttgcctacaccttcggtaATAAAAGGTGTAAATATGCTTGACTTACATTAGGAATGATAATGATTATGTGTATTAAGTAAGCACCAAATGAATATTCTTTAGCTATACCAGACGATTAAACGCTTTTAAAACCAGTTATTTCGGTCTAGCGAAaactcaaataataaaaaaacatgtgaaGCAGATATATGCAATCTTACCCGAGCCAAGGGCTGTCTTTCAATTGGAAGTAGAATGCGGCTCCCATAGCAGCCATGGAGGCACACATGATTGCAGCAGAGATGAGCAACAGAGGTCTTCTACCAGCGCGGTCTACTAACAGCGTCGATACTCCGTTACTAACAAGCTGGACTACTCCTACGATGATTGTAGCAGTCATTGCATCTAGAGTACTGCCTGAAAAAGGACGTCcagaaaagttaaaattttatgaactaaaatacaaaaaagcaGTCTTGGGACTCTGACCTCGTTTTGAAACTAGCCTATATTCTTCCGTAGCAATCATCCAGCcaaatttttaaataacctaTCGAGTGAAATCGACGTAGGCTTTACAGCTTCAAAGTGCAACAAACAGGcacactttcgcatttataatattgataaagatCTATTGTTCCGTATTACctacttacaaataaaataggCTAATCGTTTATGAGAGAGCATAACTGCAAACCTTTGCACCGATCACCAATCATTGAaatgaatgtttgaaataatttactatcaaaacaaatatacgATGCTCATTTTAACACATTCACAGTCCAGCGCATCTCATGTGATTCAAGCTAATTGTTCAACTATTGTTTCCGCTACACGGACAATTACCTAGTTAatagtgtccgttgtttatctGCCAAAGACGGTATTATGTAAGTGCAGTCTTACCAGCATTCCTGAAGATCTCGACAGTGAAGAAGATGACAGCATCAATGCCGCTGTACTGTTGGAACAAGAGTAGAGCGAACCCGATGATCATGGGCTTCACTACCATCGGTGAGAAGAACACTTCACGGGTGAATAAACTTGGGGGTTCATCGACTTTGTAGGCCTTTCTGAAATCATCATAATGCTTAGCTTAgaagttttataaagaaatggATAATTAGGAAATAGCCAATTTAGCTTGGAGTTTGTCGCGTGTATCTATCTATTGAGGCCGAGATGCGTGGAGCGGGGAAGCAGAGTGCAGCTATCTACGGGTACCTATATAACCTAAAATTATCTCCTCCCCGTTTCTCTTATGTAATATGTGCGTGTATGTGTAACTATAATAGGCGAAAAAAATACCAACAAGCCACCattggataaataaatacattaatacacTATAACCTTGTACCGTGTTGTAATATAGTATCCTGACAATTTCTAACCTTGGGAACAATGAACGGTGAGATAGGTAGGCTGTTTCAGTAGTAGTAGTCCTATAATCAAACATTATTAGGTTTGGACATATTTacattatcaaaaatatgtatatttataaattaaaattaaaaaaatatacatatatatgtatatttttttaattttacactacattatacatatattatatgtataatgtagtGTAGTATGAATAGGTATGAGTCTTCAGAATAAGCTTCTAGAAAATTTGGACATGTcttgtattttaaaaacgtCGCTGCATTAACTAAttgtttgtaaaactgtgttgtTTTCTCATCGTTTTCCTTCCGCCATTGACCTCGCAGAAGCGCGTATATTGCTCAGCTGTTAACCTCAAGCAAggtaactattataaaaaaaatctttgtaaggAATCTggtataattcaaaatatttatcctGTTACTGATAAGAATAAACACTTGTGTACCTGAGAATCTTAGTaactttcaataatattttaaagtgtcTTTGTAGAGTAGTTTCCGGGTTCAAaacttctaaatatctattttcACACATTCgccattcattttattaaacagaTAGAAACTAAACCTTTTAATGTAACAAATATAGCATTTAAAGTCGCTTATTTTCTCCTGACCTCAAACAACCCACGCCTCTTTCGACTGACCTCTTTATTTCCTCAATTTAGTACGTCTGTAAAGTAAGCATTTTCGAGGAGAATTGGGATGTGAACGATCATACTTACTACTGGCACATTGTTGTGgtaaaagtttacaaaacaatCACAGCACAATACCtattatatgttttgtatttcctGTTAACACATTTCGATAGACACCTGTAAGAAACCTGTGGCTAACTCAAAGAAAATTTGCAATCGTTATTTGGAACAAAAGAACAGTGATAGCCTAAGAACAGTGGTCTAAGCATGTGAGTCCCACACTAGTTGGCGACCAATTTGATCAAACCCGAAACAATATACCAATGACTCTTCGGAGTCAGATacatatgtattagaaataattatcacttgttccaacggtgaaggaaaacatcgtaatacaACCATGCATGTCAAAAAGTTCTTTAAAGAGTCCCCAATTGTGAGCGTGGTGGACTTTTTTTAACTGATAGGTACACTTACTCATTGTTATATTCCTTCACAGTGGCAGTTGCTCTTGCTGATAAATGCAGCCATTTGATAGAATCTGACGCGTCTAATCCTTTTGATTTCAACCATGCCGGAGATTCGGGCAGAGGCAGGAGAGCCAAGAATAATAGCACTGAAaagaatttttttattgttatacccgaaggtatagacCGAGGTGTAATACAATTAGCCCCATGTAATAGCGAGCTAATTTAATGACATAtacggacacgttaccaaactcctagctacttttgtgaaatattctaataagtataagtttacaaaaatattttgcccgagccgggaatcgaactcgggATCTAATAATCAGTAATCGGATCGACCGCGTCACAGAGGTAGTAGTTttccttattttcttttaatataatagtttcaCAATCCACATTAAACTTTATGATGAAGTCATCGTGTCATACGAATACATTGTAACACACTCCACTCGGTTATCTCCATAGACTCCATAGATAGCGCGGCTCACAGCTCTCAGAGAAATCCTAAATACTTAGCGCTATCACTTGCAGGGTTAAAACGAATCAATCAACATTAAAGCACGTTTTATTAAACACGTGATTTAAAAACTCAATACTATATAGTAGATAggtaaataggtaggtacttattatacCATGGCCATTCTTTCCATTCATAGAAACAGCTTGGTaaaaaagtaatgtaaataggagaaaaaattatactataatttgttgCTAGAAGTTATTGTCAACAAATATGTTTAGCCTTGAAATGTAATAAACCTTTCACATGAATCAAATCTGGAAAACCTTTAATTTCTTGAGTAAATCGATTGAGTAAATAGCTTTTTTGGAATCCGAAAAAAATAGTATATCACGCTTTACTGcacttattaaataattctaaatgaaatgaacgaaaatTACTCAATAAGTTCTACTTACTTTGACTTGAAATTCtctatcaaattaattttcctttGCCTTACTTTCTATAATGACTTCAGTCAAGGATATCAGTTTGATGATTAGGTATACATTGTTCTCATACAGTAAAGATCATATCTATAGTTAATAACAGACGTTTCTTACCGCAGAAGGTTGAAGAGAACAAGGCGAGGTACCTCCAGTAGAGCCAGTTGCCGGCAACATACGACAATACGATGCCAAGTGACATGGACAATGTTGGCAGTGAACCGAAGCGTCCACGGATCTCGGGGTCGCAACATTCACTcaccttaaaaataaaagagataaatattataaaatatgtcctAATCTGCTTGTTTCCATTTTTTAATGTCTCAACATATACAGGGTGATTGGAAAATTAAGGGATGTACCTTAATTTACCAGTCCAGTTACCATGATGCTTTGTAGCCTAGGGTGGTATTTAAAAATGCAATGCACAAAACTACATGACATATTTAAATACCAAACTTAAACTCTGTATGAAAAAACTCTCAGTCAAGTTCGTACACTAAAATCCGAAAAGTTTAGGCACCGTGTGgcataaatcataaaaaataataataatatgaccatTCTCACTCTCacttaaattatacaaataatgcTTGTCCATATCGGAAACACTGTTTAAAGGCCTAGTAAAGTGTGGCCCATACAAACAATTACCTGTTTTTCAGAATCCTATTGTAACTTTCCTTTCCATTAGAAAACCGGGCGTatcattgattaattaattatcatcatTGAATGCACGTAGAGTAAAATTAGGTAAATCTTATTTACAATGACCTTGGCATTGACATTGAAAACCACTCCCAGGCCTAAAATACCGCACATCTCTGATTGACAATCAAACCGGTTAAACAGAAATGTCTATAAAAAACTTTTGCAATTAGAATGCGTAATAAActacgttttttattttaaaaaaaataatactattagcatatttttttatttacgaatatACAAAATGCGGTTATATTACACAACCTAATAATTTTGCACGCATTAAATGAGATTAAATAATAGGCTACGAGTTTTTGGCGCATCTATATTATCTACtctacataatttattcaaaattaagtcTATATACAtacagattattattattatatttatcaacatttctgtaaatattgtttaaatataattgaggccgactctattaaaaaaatcctaaaaaaaatttaacttttcgatcataaaactaattttaacgGATATTGTAGCGATAAAAATAAGTTTGACGTAAATATCCCATCATTTACTTAATTAAGGTTTAAGCTGTCATGTCATGCCTGTCAAATCACAAAAAATTACAGAATTcaaacttttatgttttatcACGAGAACTTGACAGCTTGAACTGTTCAATTTGCTTGCAGACCAAATCTTCCCgaaaaataaagacaataatTTACTTGTACACTattaatactgaaaaaaaagtttcatacatacataaacttgTGATGTAGCCATGAGAAATCCACCTCCGACGCCGGTGAGTATTCTGCCGACCAACAGCATTGGGTAGTTGCGAGCAAAGCCGAGGATCAGCCAGGCGACCACTGATATCGGTGTAGTGACTTGAAGCGCGCGCTTACGTCCTATACGCTGCATCAGGGTTCCAGACAGTATGCTTCCAGAAACCGCAGCCAAAGATGGCGTGGCACCTAAAAATTTGTTCAATAATAAATCATTCAtcaatacagtttttttttgcttttagttATTTGTTACACAAAGAAGTTAGTTTCTACATGTCTTTGCTCTTTTTAATAGACCAAATCGAACGTCTTCTGCATCTACCATTAACGTAAACGTAAGTACTGGCATCTACTGACTGGGCTATGGCTATTTATTCGTGACTATTATTATTGCATAATTAAAAAGGGACCAACCAATAAATCAAGTGGTGacataaataattcttattcggaattaatttaaataaactttagtcAAATGAGATCAAAGCGATAACGATAATAATACGTCGTAATTAAATGCGAGTGCCCGTAAGATACTATTTGTTGAATGACCATTAATATACGAATATGAATAAATACCACAATACTTTAAGATAATGTACACCCTTCTTCGCACAAGTGATCAGAGCTTATTAATCACTCCAGGAGCATAGTTAGGAATTGGTTCCTTGTTAGGACCAAAAGTAATCTCATAACAGTTGATCAAGGTAGGTAAGTGTTCGATACTTTAGCATAGTCAAGTATATCAAAGTCGAAGGGATTTGGTTTTTTCCCTTATTTAAATACACCGTTGAACTAAAGTCGACTTACATAATACTATTAGTGTGAACGCGGCCTTATGTTTAAAGTAAacacataaacataaattaatgcAATTGAATTAATGATTCCGGATAATAGTAGGCATATAAACTAATCAAAATACCTCTAATAATAAATGAAGTTCAAAGCTCAATTTAGCAATTTTGAATACCTATTAGctgcatgaataaaatatagacTCTAGGATGAAGAAAAAAGTAATAACTGGCgttaaatattacaatgtttGTCATACGGTTTTTGTATTAGGTATTAtgcattttaaaattgatttattatgtaattcataacaaaaaattacgtttctaattttactatattttgcaAAAACGTAATTCATTCGATcgcttttttgtattatttcaacaatccatttttttgtttccatattattattatcagaaaAATACTAGGTTGGGAAAAACATATTGGAATTccaatgaaattatttattgcgtCTATGTTTTGTCCGCATAACGTGcagtaccaataaaaataattaaatgcgCATCTTCTGCCCTACCATTGGTGTCGTTGGTAAGGCTACCAACGACACTGTTCCCCAAGTTCCCTAAGCAATGACATGTGAATTTGGTAAGAATGGTATATAGTACCAGACATACCGGATTTTTCGTGCACGAAAGAGTGTCTACGGCTATGCTCCGCAATTTTCAGCTGATAGTATTTTATCACGTGTATAAACATCACAATGACTCATTTTAACCACGTGGATGGAGACGACACTGCAGTCATTTAAACAATCGATTTTCGAATTAAAATGCGTTTTAttggtttaataaatattagccattttataaatgtatactatttattttcaggCTGACCGTGTTCGtacaaatatgtaataaatattgcaataaaatacacaaatacaccTTGAACTTCAAACCGTAAACaatgcataattaatataaactcGATTAACGTGTTTTAGTTAAAACGAATTAATTTGATGTCAATGTCACTCGCGTTTAAGATGATCATTTGGCGGAATAATTAACGATTCGCGTAAGTACTGGAGGGGAAAATTACGGTGATTGTCTTGTACATTTTAATGCTCTACGAATGTATTACAAGATATATATCAACACAATGGTAAACAAAGCATTCAAACAAATAAGACATGGTAAGACACTGTGTGTAGCCTTACCGAACTGATAAACATAGGCGATGGATAAAGGATAAAGGAATATAACTATATTATCGTGAAGTCTTAAATGCAGAAATAAAAAGGTGGCAGATAGATATCAAgtcttgaatagataaattaatgaGCCCTACTTTACCCCTTTTGTACAACATGCAcctggtggac belongs to Anticarsia gemmatalis isolate Benzon Research Colony breed Stoneville strain chromosome 9, ilAntGemm2 primary, whole genome shotgun sequence and includes:
- the LOC142975439 gene encoding facilitated trehalose transporter Tret1-like, with the protein product MTPAFWKQLWLTLGASLAFLTIGLIRGYTASAIPSIEDVDPELIQNSEQKSWIGATPSLAAVSGSILSGTLMQRIGRKRALQVTTPISVVAWLILGFARNYPMLLVGRILTGVGGGFLMATSQVYVSECCDPEIRGRFGSLPTLSMSLGIVLSYVAGNWLYWRYLALFSSTFCVLLFLALLPLPESPAWLKSKGLDASDSIKWLHLSARATATVKEYNNEKAYKVDEPPSLFTREVFFSPMVVKPMIIGFALLLFQQYSGIDAVIFFTVEIFRNAGSTLDAMTATIIVGVVQLVSNGVSTLLVDRAGRRPLLLISAAIMCASMAAMGAAFYFQLKDSPWLGYLPIASLVVFMLGFPLGFGGLPFLLLGELFPAHYRSQLSAMASTINLLSMFSVIKSYHALDAALTSAGTFWMYSCFCAFAFFFVLFMVPETKGKSLAEIEQFFRSNKSELEKLENVSMQTVL